The following coding sequences lie in one Arachis stenosperma cultivar V10309 chromosome 5, arast.V10309.gnm1.PFL2, whole genome shotgun sequence genomic window:
- the LOC130980233 gene encoding splicing factor U2af large subunit B-like isoform X4 has product MFPNMFPLATSQMQPFSALPVMPVQAMTQQATRHARRVYVGGLPPTANEQSVATFFSQVMAKIGGNTAGPGDAVVNVYINHDKKFAFVEMRSVEEASNAMALDGIIFEGAPVKVRRPTDYNPSLAATLGPSQPNPNLNLGAVGLTPGSAGGLDGPDRIFVGGLPYYFTETQIRELLETFGPLRGFDLVKDRETGNSKGYAFCVYQDLAVTDIACAALNGIKMGDKTLTVRRANQGANPQQPKPEQESILMHAQQQIALQKLMLQPALVATKVVCLTHAVSSDELKDDEDYEEILDDMRQECSKFGTLVNVVIPRPQPNGEATPGVGKVFLEYVDVDGATKARAGLNGRKFGGNQVVAVFYPENKFAQGDYEG; this is encoded by the exons ATGTTTCCAAATATGTTTCCGTTGGCTACTAGTCAG ATGCAGCCATTTAGTGCTCTTCCCGTCATGCCAGTTCAGGCTATGACACAACAG GCTACACGTCATGCTAGACGGGTGTATGTTGGGGGCCTACCTCCTACGGCGAATGAACAG TCAGTTGCTACTTTCTTCAGTCAGGTTATGGCTAAGATTGGAGGAAACACTGCCGGACCAG GTGATGCAGTGGTCAATGTTTACATTAACCATGACAAGAAGTTTGCCTTTGTGGAGATGAGGTCTGTTGAGGAAGCTAGCAATGCTATGGCTTTGGATGGGATTATTTTTGAG GGGGCACCAGTTAAGGTCAGGAGACCTACAGATTATAATCCTTCTTTAGCTGCTACCCTAGGTCCAAGCCAACCTAATCCCAATTTGAATCTCGGTGCTGTTGGCCTAACGCCCGGGTCAGCTGGAGGACTCGATGGCCCTGATCGAATTTTTGTGGGTGGTCTTCCATATTACTTTACAGAAACACAGATAAGAGAGCTTTTAGAGACTTTTGGTCCTCTTAGGGGCTTTGATCTAGTGAAAGACAGAGAAACAGGAAACTCAAAGGGTTATGCATTTTGTGTTTACCAAGATCTTGCAGTTACAGATATTGCCTGTGCTGCTCTCAATGGAATAAAAATGGGAGATAAGACTCTTACTGTTAGACGAGCTAACCAAGGTGCTAACCCACAGCAACCTAAACCTGAGCAAGAGAGCATTTTAATGCATGCACAACAGCAAATCGCTCTTCAG AAACTTATGTTACAACCAGCTTTAGTGGCAACAAAGGTGGTGTGTTTAACCCATGCAGTTTCTTCTGATGAGCTCAAGGATGATGAGGACTACGAAGAGATTCTTGATGACATGAGGCAGGAGTGCTCCAAATTTG GTACTTTGGTGAATGTGGTGATCCCTCGCCCACAACCAAACGGTGAAGCTACCCCTGGCGTTGGAAAG GTGTTTTTGGAGTATGTTGATGTTGATGGTGCTACAAAAGCCCGTGCTGGATTGAATGGACGGAAATTTGGCGGAAATCAAGTTGTAGCTGTCTTTTACCCTGAGAACAAATTTGCCCAGGGAGATTATGAAGGCTAG
- the LOC130980233 gene encoding splicing factor U2af large subunit B-like isoform X5, protein MFPNMFPLATSQPFSALPVMPVQAMTQQATRHARRVYVGGLPPTANEQSVATFFSQVMAKIGGNTAGPGDAVVNVYINHDKKFAFVEMRSVEEASNAMALDGIIFEGAPVKVRRPTDYNPSLAATLGPSQPNPNLNLGAVGLTPGSAGGLDGPDRIFVGGLPYYFTETQIRELLETFGPLRGFDLVKDRETGNSKGYAFCVYQDLAVTDIACAALNGIKMGDKTLTVRRANQGANPQQPKPEQESILMHAQQQIALQKLMLQPALVATKVVCLTHAVSSDELKDDEDYEEILDDMRQECSKFGTLVNVVIPRPQPNGEATPGVGKVFLEYVDVDGATKARAGLNGRKFGGNQVVAVFYPENKFAQGDYEG, encoded by the exons ATGTTTCCAAATATGTTTCCGTTGGCTACTAGTCAG CCATTTAGTGCTCTTCCCGTCATGCCAGTTCAGGCTATGACACAACAG GCTACACGTCATGCTAGACGGGTGTATGTTGGGGGCCTACCTCCTACGGCGAATGAACAG TCAGTTGCTACTTTCTTCAGTCAGGTTATGGCTAAGATTGGAGGAAACACTGCCGGACCAG GTGATGCAGTGGTCAATGTTTACATTAACCATGACAAGAAGTTTGCCTTTGTGGAGATGAGGTCTGTTGAGGAAGCTAGCAATGCTATGGCTTTGGATGGGATTATTTTTGAG GGGGCACCAGTTAAGGTCAGGAGACCTACAGATTATAATCCTTCTTTAGCTGCTACCCTAGGTCCAAGCCAACCTAATCCCAATTTGAATCTCGGTGCTGTTGGCCTAACGCCCGGGTCAGCTGGAGGACTCGATGGCCCTGATCGAATTTTTGTGGGTGGTCTTCCATATTACTTTACAGAAACACAGATAAGAGAGCTTTTAGAGACTTTTGGTCCTCTTAGGGGCTTTGATCTAGTGAAAGACAGAGAAACAGGAAACTCAAAGGGTTATGCATTTTGTGTTTACCAAGATCTTGCAGTTACAGATATTGCCTGTGCTGCTCTCAATGGAATAAAAATGGGAGATAAGACTCTTACTGTTAGACGAGCTAACCAAGGTGCTAACCCACAGCAACCTAAACCTGAGCAAGAGAGCATTTTAATGCATGCACAACAGCAAATCGCTCTTCAG AAACTTATGTTACAACCAGCTTTAGTGGCAACAAAGGTGGTGTGTTTAACCCATGCAGTTTCTTCTGATGAGCTCAAGGATGATGAGGACTACGAAGAGATTCTTGATGACATGAGGCAGGAGTGCTCCAAATTTG GTACTTTGGTGAATGTGGTGATCCCTCGCCCACAACCAAACGGTGAAGCTACCCCTGGCGTTGGAAAG GTGTTTTTGGAGTATGTTGATGTTGATGGTGCTACAAAAGCCCGTGCTGGATTGAATGGACGGAAATTTGGCGGAAATCAAGTTGTAGCTGTCTTTTACCCTGAGAACAAATTTGCCCAGGGAGATTATGAAGGCTAG
- the LOC130983138 gene encoding auxin-responsive protein SAUR78: MKKMKINIMLRKCKSLSNWQLGRSSSYSSLRSKSVKENLWAGNEMQEHENFETIFVGSTRKRYVISSKYLNHPLMNALINKSKRNDGDDYENVLVVNCEVVLFDHLLWMLEKADPMLTADSLEELADLYVI, from the coding sequence atgaagaagatgaagatcaATATAATGCTGAGGAAGTGCAAGAGCTTGTCAAATTGGCAGCTAGGAAGATCTTCATCATATAGCAGTTTGAGGTCCAAATCTGTGAAGGAGAATTTGTGGGCTGGAAATGAGATGCAggaacatgaaaattttgaaactaTATTTGTTGGCAGCACAAGGAAACGGTACGTAATCAGCTCCAAATATCTGAATCATCCTCTTATGAATGCTCTAATCAATAAGTCAAAGCGAAACGACGGTGATGATTATGAAAATGTTTTGGTGGTTAACTGTGAGGTAGTTCTCTTTGATCATCTCTTGTGGATGCTAGAAAAGGCAGATCCAATGCTCACTGCTGACTCTCTGGAAGAATTGGCTGACCTCTATgtcatttaa